The Deltaproteobacteria bacterium genome has a segment encoding these proteins:
- a CDS encoding competence/damage-inducible protein A, with protein sequence MSTAAILVIGNEILSAKVQDENGPFLARELRALGVDLRRVETVPDEVPLIVDALKRCLAQAQWVFTSGGIGPTHDDVTIAAVSQAFGRAVVLDERTLELLRARFGEPLKPALRRLAEVPQGSRVEFHEGYVFPVISLENVVILPGVPSLLREGFMRIRDRFRVSPIHSRALYFSVGEAMLAEHLDATVARFPAVGIGSYPRFDDADHRVKVTFDSRDEGQVRAAAEFLKSRLPGGVIVREE encoded by the coding sequence ATGAGCACCGCCGCCATTCTCGTGATCGGCAACGAGATCCTCTCTGCGAAGGTGCAGGACGAGAACGGTCCGTTCCTCGCCCGCGAGCTGCGCGCCCTCGGGGTGGACCTGCGCCGCGTCGAGACGGTGCCCGACGAGGTGCCGCTGATCGTCGACGCCCTGAAGCGGTGCCTCGCGCAGGCGCAGTGGGTCTTCACCAGCGGGGGGATCGGCCCGACGCACGACGACGTCACCATCGCCGCCGTCTCGCAGGCCTTCGGCCGCGCGGTGGTGCTGGACGAACGGACCCTGGAGCTGCTCCGCGCGCGCTTCGGCGAGCCGCTGAAGCCCGCCTTGCGCCGGCTCGCGGAGGTGCCGCAGGGTTCGCGCGTCGAATTCCACGAGGGGTACGTGTTCCCGGTGATCTCGCTGGAGAACGTCGTCATCCTCCCCGGGGTCCCGTCGCTCTTGCGAGAAGGGTTCATGCGGATCCGTGACCGCTTCCGCGTCTCGCCCATCCATTCCAGGGCGCTGTACTTCTCGGTGGGGGAGGCGATGCTTGCGGAGCATCTCGATGCGACGGTCGCGCGCTTTCCAGCGGTGGGGATCGGGAGTTATCCGCGCTTCGACGACGCGGACCACCGCGTCAAAGTCACGTTCGATTCGCGCGATGAGGGGCAGGTGCGCGCCGCGGCGGAGTTCCTCAAGTCGCGGCTGCCCGGCGGAGTGATCGTCCGCGAGGAGTGA
- a CDS encoding sigma-54-dependent Fis family transcriptional regulator: MSAMPIDSTRLEELQIVRRIRETVRRWWGIELSFTDARGLVLQQGKGIIVPPQNRICTACLGDREGLRRCNESIEKAVQKLSRGTELLGPCHMGLEIVGTPISFAGERQGALFACGFLVEEKARGARDRAVTTVKALSLPVIQPEDAFESIQRIEAREVPRLADLMDTTVEEIDAYHAAVAQRERRIRDLQDELEGRYRFADIIGKSDPMRRLYGLLDKLVASDVTVLIHGENGTGKELIARALHFSGPRKDKQFVAQNCSALNDQLLESELFGHVKGSFTGATRDKPGLFKVADGGTFFLDEVADMSPAMQVKLLRVLQEGTFVPVGGTKPEKVDVRIIAASNKDLREAVLRREFREDLFYRLHVVALEVPSLRERLTDLPLLVDHFLDAVAQRTGKPRKRLHPELMAAFYEWRWPGNVRELENEIERLCVLAGDADVIPPELRAQRAAKAPANAAHLAALVQQGLGSDLATAVGALEKELIETGLRETRGNRSKLAERLGVSRTTLIKKIREYGIAE; this comes from the coding sequence ATGAGCGCCATGCCCATCGACTCCACACGCCTGGAAGAGCTCCAGATCGTCCGGCGGATCCGCGAGACGGTCCGGCGCTGGTGGGGCATCGAGCTCTCCTTCACCGACGCGCGAGGTCTCGTGCTGCAGCAGGGCAAGGGCATCATCGTCCCGCCCCAGAACCGGATCTGTACCGCCTGCCTCGGCGATCGCGAAGGCCTGCGCCGCTGCAACGAAAGCATCGAAAAGGCCGTGCAGAAGCTCTCGCGGGGCACCGAGCTGCTCGGGCCGTGTCACATGGGCCTCGAGATCGTCGGCACGCCCATCTCCTTCGCGGGCGAACGCCAGGGAGCGCTCTTCGCCTGCGGCTTTTTGGTGGAGGAGAAGGCGCGCGGCGCGCGCGACCGCGCGGTGACCACGGTGAAGGCGCTCTCCCTGCCGGTCATCCAACCGGAGGACGCGTTCGAAAGCATTCAGAGAATCGAGGCCCGCGAAGTGCCGCGCCTCGCCGACCTGATGGACACCACGGTCGAGGAGATCGACGCCTACCACGCCGCCGTGGCGCAGCGGGAGAGGCGGATCCGCGATCTGCAGGACGAGCTGGAGGGCCGGTACCGGTTCGCCGACATCATCGGCAAGAGCGACCCGATGCGAAGGCTGTACGGGTTGCTCGACAAGCTGGTCGCCAGCGACGTCACGGTGCTGATCCACGGGGAGAACGGCACCGGGAAGGAGCTGATCGCCCGGGCGCTCCACTTCAGCGGGCCGCGCAAGGACAAGCAGTTCGTCGCCCAGAACTGCTCGGCGCTCAACGACCAGCTCCTCGAGTCGGAGCTGTTCGGGCACGTGAAGGGATCGTTCACCGGCGCCACCCGCGACAAGCCGGGCCTGTTCAAGGTCGCCGACGGCGGCACGTTCTTCCTCGACGAAGTCGCGGACATGAGCCCGGCGATGCAGGTGAAGCTCCTGCGCGTGTTGCAGGAGGGAACCTTCGTGCCCGTGGGCGGCACCAAGCCGGAGAAGGTGGACGTCCGCATCATCGCGGCCTCCAACAAGGACTTGCGGGAGGCGGTCCTGCGCCGGGAGTTCCGCGAGGATCTCTTCTACCGCCTCCACGTCGTCGCCCTCGAGGTGCCGTCCCTGCGCGAGCGCCTCACCGATCTTCCGCTGCTGGTCGATCATTTCCTCGACGCCGTGGCCCAGCGGACGGGAAAGCCGCGCAAGAGGCTGCACCCCGAGCTGATGGCCGCTTTCTACGAATGGCGCTGGCCGGGCAACGTGCGCGAGCTGGAGAACGAGATCGAGCGGCTCTGCGTGCTCGCCGGCGATGCCGACGTGATCCCGCCGGAGCTTCGCGCGCAGCGGGCGGCGAAGGCTCCCGCCAACGCCGCGCACCTGGCGGCGCTCGTGCAACAAGGTTTGGGTAGCGATCTCGCCACGGCGGTCGGGGCGTTGGAGAAGGAGCTGATCGAGACCGGGCTGCGGGAAACGAGAGGGAACCGCAGCAAGCTCGCGGAGAGGCTCGGCGTGTCGCGCACCACGCTGATCAAGAAGATCCGAGAGTACGGCATCGCCGAATGA
- the tmk gene encoding dTMP kinase produces the protein MTVPGRFIVFEGLDGAGTTTQARLLSERLQKQGRTVYLAHQPSEGSVGLLIRQILAGRAATTQADGKLGVVDERVMALLFAADRLDHLGSQIDPRLARGEDVILDRYTLSSLAYQGASVSHDFINHANRFARRPDLTLFLYVPANVALERVRSRGAKLERYETAQQLGLIEREYSRLVGTLASVVSIDGTRSVTEVADLCNAALQQQLG, from the coding sequence ATGACGGTTCCCGGCCGCTTCATCGTCTTCGAGGGTCTCGACGGCGCCGGGACCACCACGCAGGCGCGCCTTCTCTCGGAGCGACTCCAGAAGCAGGGAAGAACCGTCTATCTCGCACACCAGCCCAGCGAAGGGTCGGTGGGGCTCCTGATCCGTCAGATCCTCGCCGGCCGCGCCGCCACCACGCAGGCGGACGGAAAGCTGGGAGTGGTCGACGAGAGGGTGATGGCGCTGCTCTTCGCCGCCGACAGGCTCGACCACCTCGGATCGCAGATCGACCCGCGCCTCGCCCGCGGGGAGGACGTGATCCTCGATCGGTACACGCTGTCCTCGCTCGCGTATCAGGGCGCCAGCGTCTCGCACGACTTCATCAACCACGCGAACCGCTTCGCGCGCCGGCCCGACCTCACCCTCTTTCTCTACGTGCCGGCGAATGTGGCGCTCGAACGGGTGCGGAGCCGCGGCGCGAAGCTCGAGCGGTACGAGACCGCCCAGCAACTCGGGCTCATCGAGCGCGAGTACTCGCGCCTGGTCGGCACCCTGGCCTCGGTGGTGTCCATCGACGGAACCCGATCGGTGACCGAGGTCGCCGATCTCTGCAACGCGGCGCTGCAACAGCAGCTGGGATGA
- a CDS encoding protein-L-isoaspartate(D-aspartate) O-methyltransferase, which yields MEGLLPQPLEGPLVRRLIEQGIRDSRVLAAFGRVPRRFFVPDDAQLFSEGDHPLEIGYGQTISQPYIVAAMTEALQLEGNERVLEVGTGSGYQTAILCELLPLASIVRTIEIVPELSWRGQRTLKELGYENVEFRVADGSNGWPEAAPFDAILVAAAPEVVPRPLLEQLAPGGRLVIPVGPDPDHQELQLWRKIPGTGAFDRKVLMHVRFVPLTGDSRLH from the coding sequence ATGGAGGGCCTTCTCCCGCAGCCCCTCGAGGGACCGCTCGTGCGCCGGCTCATCGAGCAGGGAATCCGCGACTCGCGCGTGCTCGCCGCGTTCGGCCGCGTCCCGCGCCGGTTCTTCGTCCCCGACGATGCCCAGTTGTTCTCGGAAGGGGACCACCCGCTCGAGATCGGGTACGGCCAGACCATCTCGCAGCCTTACATCGTCGCGGCGATGACCGAAGCGCTTCAGCTCGAAGGAAACGAGCGCGTGCTCGAGGTCGGCACCGGCAGCGGCTACCAGACGGCGATCCTCTGCGAGCTCCTCCCCTTGGCGAGCATCGTCCGGACCATCGAGATCGTCCCCGAGCTTTCCTGGCGCGGGCAACGGACCCTGAAGGAATTGGGCTACGAGAACGTCGAGTTCCGGGTGGCAGACGGCTCGAACGGCTGGCCCGAGGCAGCGCCCTTCGATGCGATCCTCGTCGCCGCCGCGCCCGAAGTGGTCCCCCGGCCATTGCTGGAGCAGCTCGCGCCGGGCGGACGCCTGGTGATCCCGGTGGGGCCGGATCCAGACCACCAGGAGCTTCAGCTCTGGCGCAAGATCCCCGGGACTGGAGCTTTCGATCGCAAGGTCCTGATGCACGTCCGGTTCGTCCCTCTGACCGGCGATTCGCGCCTGCACTGA
- a CDS encoding VOC family protein has protein sequence MPQVHGHHHLAIQVKDLPAAERFYVEALGLRVLRRWPWEDGRPGERSVWLSVGAGEEFLALESCEAERPAAPFRDPHGGLHLLALRIVPGERKAWEQKLASLGVPIVHRTRWSLYVRDPEGNRIGLSHFPHEG, from the coding sequence ATGCCGCAGGTCCACGGACATCACCATCTCGCCATCCAGGTGAAAGACCTTCCCGCCGCGGAGCGCTTCTACGTCGAGGCGCTCGGGCTTCGCGTCCTGAGGCGGTGGCCGTGGGAAGACGGCCGCCCCGGCGAACGATCGGTGTGGTTGTCGGTGGGTGCGGGAGAGGAGTTCCTGGCGCTGGAATCGTGCGAGGCGGAACGTCCGGCCGCGCCGTTCCGGGACCCCCACGGTGGACTGCACCTGTTGGCGCTGCGCATCGTGCCCGGCGAGCGCAAGGCCTGGGAGCAGAAGCTCGCCTCGCTGGGAGTCCCGATCGTGCACCGGACGCGCTGGTCTCTTTACGTCCGGGATCCCGAGGGAAACCGCATCGGGCTTTCGCACTTCCCTCACGAGGGGTAG
- the typA gene encoding translational GTPase TypA: protein MLPREQIRNIAIIAHVDHGKTTLVDFLFRQTGTFRANEQVQERAMDSNDLEREKGITILAKNTAVNYRGVKINIVDTPGHADFGGEVERGLRLVDGVLLLVDAAEGPLPQTRFVLGKALALGLPAVVVVNKVDRQDARVPEVLDAIYSLFIDLGANEHQIEFPVIYAVARAGRASLRLSNFDDLPAGKAAAPGAAPHPGEEPGSRARTLEPLLDAILETVPPPKKAETTHEKLQMLVANLDYDDYVGRLAIGRLSSGSIEVGQQISVCRADGSTPRGKVTKIYAFEGLKKVEIAEAGPGEIISLAGLEEVSIGDTIADPEHPIPLERIHVDEPTMSMVFKVNDGPFAGREGKYVTSRNLRERLQRESYRNVSIRVFDTDSPDAFKVIGRGELQLAVIVETIRREGYELTVSNPEPITKEIGGQVHEPMELMVCDVPQSAVGVVTERLGPRKGRMTEMQSIGSDRVRLNFRVPARGLVGFRNEFLTITRGEGIMSSQFDGYEPWQGKVPKRSNGAIVSDREGETVAYALFDIQERGALFYGPGVPVYEGMICGEHAHPNDLDVNVTRGRKLTNVRAAGRDENVILSPPREMSLEKALEWINEDELVEVTPKNVRLRKKVLSAGDRYRLERERKRADGLI, encoded by the coding sequence ATGCTTCCCCGCGAGCAGATTCGCAACATCGCCATCATCGCGCACGTCGACCACGGAAAGACGACCCTGGTGGACTTCCTCTTCCGCCAGACCGGGACTTTCCGGGCCAACGAGCAGGTGCAGGAGCGGGCGATGGACTCGAACGATCTCGAGCGGGAGAAAGGCATCACCATCCTCGCCAAGAACACCGCGGTGAATTATCGCGGCGTGAAGATCAACATCGTCGATACGCCCGGACACGCGGACTTCGGCGGCGAAGTCGAGCGGGGCCTCCGGCTGGTCGACGGCGTGCTCCTCCTCGTCGACGCGGCCGAAGGTCCCCTTCCGCAGACGCGTTTCGTGCTCGGCAAGGCACTGGCGCTCGGGTTGCCGGCCGTGGTGGTGGTCAACAAGGTCGACCGGCAGGACGCTCGCGTTCCAGAGGTCCTCGACGCCATCTACTCGCTGTTCATCGACCTGGGCGCGAACGAGCACCAGATCGAGTTCCCCGTGATCTACGCGGTCGCCCGCGCAGGGAGAGCGTCCCTCAGGTTGTCCAATTTCGACGACCTTCCCGCCGGCAAGGCCGCGGCGCCCGGGGCCGCTCCGCACCCGGGAGAGGAGCCGGGATCCCGTGCCCGTACGCTCGAGCCGCTGCTCGACGCCATCCTGGAGACCGTTCCGCCGCCGAAAAAAGCGGAGACCACGCACGAAAAGCTCCAGATGCTGGTGGCGAACCTCGACTACGACGATTACGTCGGCCGCCTCGCCATCGGGCGGCTGAGCAGCGGAAGCATCGAGGTGGGGCAGCAGATCTCCGTCTGCCGCGCCGACGGCAGCACGCCGCGCGGCAAGGTCACCAAGATCTACGCGTTCGAAGGGTTGAAGAAGGTGGAAATTGCGGAGGCGGGTCCCGGGGAGATCATCTCGCTCGCGGGCCTCGAGGAGGTCTCCATCGGCGACACCATCGCCGACCCCGAGCACCCCATCCCGCTCGAGCGCATCCACGTCGACGAGCCGACGATGTCGATGGTCTTCAAGGTGAACGACGGCCCGTTCGCGGGCCGGGAGGGCAAGTACGTCACCTCGCGGAACCTGCGGGAGCGCCTCCAGCGCGAGTCCTACCGGAACGTCTCCATCCGCGTCTTCGACACCGACTCCCCCGATGCCTTCAAGGTAATCGGGCGCGGCGAGCTGCAGCTCGCGGTGATCGTGGAGACCATTCGGCGCGAGGGATACGAGCTGACGGTCTCGAACCCGGAGCCGATCACCAAGGAAATCGGCGGCCAGGTGCACGAGCCGATGGAGCTGATGGTGTGCGACGTCCCGCAGTCCGCGGTCGGCGTCGTCACCGAGCGCCTGGGACCGCGCAAGGGTCGGATGACGGAGATGCAGAGCATCGGCTCGGACCGCGTGCGCCTCAATTTCCGCGTGCCCGCGCGCGGGCTCGTCGGGTTCCGGAACGAGTTCCTCACCATCACCCGGGGCGAAGGAATCATGTCCTCGCAGTTCGACGGGTACGAGCCCTGGCAGGGGAAGGTCCCCAAGCGCAGCAACGGCGCCATCGTCAGCGACCGCGAAGGCGAGACGGTGGCCTACGCGCTCTTCGACATCCAGGAGCGCGGCGCGCTCTTCTACGGACCCGGCGTCCCCGTGTACGAAGGGATGATCTGCGGCGAGCACGCCCACCCGAACGATCTGGACGTCAACGTGACCCGGGGGCGGAAGCTCACCAACGTCCGCGCTGCCGGCCGCGACGAGAACGTCATCCTCAGCCCGCCCCGCGAGATGTCGCTGGAGAAGGCGCTGGAGTGGATCAACGAGGACGAGCTGGTAGAGGTGACGCCGAAGAACGTGCGGCTGCGCAAGAAGGTGCTCTCGGCGGGCGACCGCTACCGGCTGGAGCGCGAGCGGAAGCGCGCGGACGGGCTCATCTGA
- a CDS encoding SDR family oxidoreductase, producing the protein MFQAGLLKDKTFVVTGGGTGLGAEMAKRFAGLGAHSVVLGRRKEKLDEVVAQIERAGGRASAHSCDVRDFAAVQEVASRVGQVDGLVNNAAGNFLAAAEDLSANGFKAVVDIVLNGTFHCTSAFGRRMIESGKGGAILNIVTTYAWTGSAFVLPSACAKAGVLALTRSLAVEWAAYRIRVNAIAPGPVPTEGAFSRLMPDPSLEEMARNRVPLKRFGTPREIADAAVYLMSDGAGYVTGDCLTIDGGEWLRNGGEFSYATDYDRENLKQMLKAMRGKAK; encoded by the coding sequence ATGTTCCAGGCTGGGCTGCTGAAAGACAAGACCTTCGTGGTGACGGGCGGCGGGACGGGGCTCGGAGCGGAGATGGCGAAGCGCTTCGCCGGGCTCGGCGCCCACTCCGTCGTCCTCGGGCGGCGCAAGGAAAAGCTCGACGAGGTGGTGGCGCAGATCGAGCGCGCTGGCGGAAGGGCGAGCGCCCATTCCTGCGACGTGAGGGACTTCGCGGCGGTCCAGGAGGTGGCCTCGCGCGTCGGCCAGGTCGACGGACTGGTGAACAACGCCGCGGGCAATTTCCTCGCAGCAGCCGAGGACCTGTCGGCGAACGGCTTCAAGGCGGTGGTCGACATCGTGCTCAACGGCACCTTCCACTGCACGAGCGCGTTCGGCCGGAGGATGATCGAATCCGGCAAGGGCGGCGCGATCCTGAACATCGTCACGACGTATGCGTGGACCGGATCGGCCTTCGTCCTGCCGTCCGCCTGCGCCAAGGCGGGAGTCCTCGCGCTGACGCGGTCGCTGGCGGTCGAGTGGGCCGCCTACCGGATCCGGGTCAACGCCATCGCTCCGGGACCGGTGCCGACGGAAGGTGCGTTCTCCCGGCTGATGCCCGACCCCAGCCTCGAGGAGATGGCCCGCAATCGCGTGCCGCTGAAGCGATTCGGCACGCCGCGCGAGATCGCCGATGCCGCCGTCTATCTGATGTCCGACGGCGCCGGCTACGTCACCGGCGACTGCCTGACCATCGACGGAGGCGAGTGGCTGCGGAACGGCGGCGAGTTCAGCTACGCCACCGACTACGATCGCGAGAACCTCAAGCAGATGCTCAAGGCGATGCGTGGAAAGGCGAAGTAG
- the cglE gene encoding adventurous gliding motility protein CglE, producing MKAFLIGVLLGTAAWAQPDPGARPPDTVVVAGVDDAPRRGTYVEAALGVFTAMGGTRPFSSGEPYLALTFGRDLGSRASVFASLGLGAARSSCYQLSPTGDSCLGADSFGATFLEVGVSYGFAIAPRTMLAAKVLGGFTDLSPGPVQRNGSVPDHVPGLHAGGGFSLDYDTRLDHFAVGIDAVIRETFARYGVRMPSLVVMPRIRYVF from the coding sequence ATGAAGGCCTTCCTGATTGGCGTGCTGCTGGGCACCGCCGCCTGGGCGCAACCCGACCCGGGGGCGCGGCCACCCGACACGGTGGTCGTCGCTGGCGTCGACGATGCGCCTCGCCGCGGAACGTACGTCGAGGCCGCGCTAGGGGTGTTCACGGCGATGGGCGGTACCCGGCCGTTCTCGAGCGGCGAGCCGTACCTCGCGTTGACGTTCGGGCGCGACCTCGGCTCGCGCGCGTCGGTCTTCGCCTCGCTCGGGCTCGGCGCTGCGCGCTCTTCCTGCTACCAGCTGAGCCCGACGGGAGATTCCTGCCTGGGCGCCGACTCCTTCGGCGCCACCTTCCTGGAGGTCGGGGTCTCGTACGGTTTCGCGATCGCTCCCCGGACGATGCTGGCGGCGAAGGTGCTCGGAGGATTCACCGACCTCTCGCCAGGACCGGTCCAGCGGAACGGCTCCGTGCCAGACCACGTGCCCGGCCTGCATGCGGGCGGCGGATTCTCGCTGGATTACGATACCCGCCTCGATCACTTCGCCGTCGGGATCGATGCGGTGATCCGCGAGACGTTTGCCAGGTACGGCGTCAGGATGCCTTCGCTGGTGGTGATGCCGCGCATCCGCTACGTCTTCTGA
- a CDS encoding AgmX/PglI C-terminal domain-containing protein gives MAQIERMVEVEEVEGAQGTRPTLASRVSDAAAAQLLIFDELPDDERPRPGGRVLLVGIVWGGSTLVELEQVGDGADLSVSRLFDLPESTLPRNFHLVKHAPDGHVVTLPDELHAEVHGGGRVLPLAVKGRRVDAPFRGYAHAIAGDDRVVAQLTPSLTLIARYVRAERQKETPALKRIDLPFAIVVVFALLALLAFLRAMSSMPRVDLDRDALVQNPERFAKYQVKPAEKASEPPKAKELSGAKEGDKSAGAEGKLGKREPKKKEAAPSKPGGDPDKKRRDLSKIKKLGLIAALSKMGAVGGGGAGLPGPRGLGAGVNPSLGGTRARAGVGDAYGVGGLGTRGTGAGGGGQALGIGGLGTKGSGHGRGGYGDVDLGGRGKDETVFVPGRTVVVGGLSRDVINRVIQKHYNEIKYCYEKELSKKPELYGKVTVLFMIEGSGRVGEALIQQTTMGSEPVESCMINHVRRWLFPAPQGGGTVQVTYPYVFKSSAQ, from the coding sequence ATGGCCCAGATCGAGCGCATGGTGGAGGTCGAGGAGGTGGAGGGAGCGCAGGGGACGCGTCCGACGCTCGCCTCCCGGGTCTCGGACGCGGCGGCGGCGCAGCTGCTGATCTTCGACGAGCTTCCGGACGACGAGCGGCCACGGCCCGGCGGCCGCGTCCTGCTCGTCGGTATCGTCTGGGGCGGCTCGACGTTGGTCGAGCTGGAACAGGTCGGCGATGGCGCGGATCTCAGCGTCAGCCGCCTGTTCGATCTGCCGGAATCGACGCTCCCCAGGAACTTCCACCTGGTGAAGCACGCGCCGGACGGGCACGTGGTGACGCTGCCCGACGAGCTGCATGCGGAAGTGCACGGCGGCGGCAGGGTCCTCCCTCTGGCGGTGAAGGGCCGACGCGTCGACGCGCCGTTCCGCGGATACGCGCACGCCATCGCGGGCGACGATCGGGTCGTCGCACAGCTCACGCCGTCGTTGACGTTGATCGCCCGCTACGTCCGCGCGGAGCGGCAGAAGGAAACGCCCGCGCTGAAGCGGATCGACCTGCCGTTCGCGATCGTCGTGGTGTTCGCCCTCCTCGCGCTGCTCGCGTTCCTCCGCGCGATGAGCTCGATGCCGCGGGTCGATCTCGACCGCGACGCCCTGGTGCAGAACCCGGAGCGCTTCGCGAAGTACCAGGTGAAGCCGGCGGAGAAGGCGTCCGAACCGCCCAAGGCGAAGGAGCTGTCCGGAGCCAAGGAGGGCGACAAGAGCGCCGGCGCCGAAGGAAAGCTCGGCAAGCGGGAACCGAAGAAGAAGGAAGCGGCGCCTTCGAAGCCCGGTGGCGATCCGGACAAGAAGAGGAGGGATCTGTCGAAGATCAAGAAGCTCGGCCTCATCGCCGCTCTCTCGAAGATGGGAGCCGTGGGTGGTGGCGGCGCGGGCCTGCCCGGGCCGAGAGGGCTCGGCGCCGGCGTCAATCCTTCGCTCGGCGGCACGCGCGCCCGGGCGGGCGTCGGCGATGCATATGGCGTCGGCGGTCTGGGCACCCGCGGCACCGGAGCAGGTGGCGGCGGCCAGGCGTTGGGCATCGGAGGCCTCGGCACCAAGGGCTCCGGACATGGTCGAGGCGGGTACGGCGACGTCGATCTCGGCGGGCGCGGGAAGGACGAGACGGTGTTCGTGCCCGGCCGCACGGTCGTCGTCGGCGGCCTGTCGCGCGATGTGATCAACCGCGTGATCCAGAAGCACTACAACGAGATCAAGTACTGCTACGAGAAGGAGCTCTCGAAGAAGCCCGAGCTGTACGGGAAGGTGACGGTGCTGTTCATGATCGAGGGCAGCGGCCGCGTCGGAGAGGCTCTCATCCAACAGACGACGATGGGAAGCGAGCCCGTGGAAAGCTGCATGATCAATCACGTACGCCGCTGGCTGTTCCCCGCTCCGCAGGGCGGCGGAACGGTGCAGGTCACCTATCCCTACGTCTTCAAGAGCAGCGCGCAATGA
- a CDS encoding tetratricopeptide repeat protein, with product MGRGGHRRTAPPRALQAGPGPARAESAGGRHSPGGRPATLCPACRGGQGRGAADRCGRACLFPRRRAVVQRLHGHPLPLSPPGRPRLRAEGEEHAHRAAALRIRRGDRRRQPALERGRLRAHRRGVPQLQQGPARCADAARPRPGATGALPEHARIAGPAARGQGGRGIRQGDRHFAHHRRVFGVGGQGPGSAARVPTGRVRRRAPSRFCRERPDAPGRARADGRSLMRLFMAIALLACACAHAPAQQRPTPAQIKAAERQRLFELPATILYKEGRELMTRRDWEGAEARLETFLAKQPNHPGALFDSAWVEEQLGDAPAAAELYTRALAADPGHVGAAVNLSRLLAGAPDRAEAVLRAALLKQPADPRLLNALATILRGRRQLEDAAAVLRQVLQRHPRDADAYRNLAAIEGDQGHVRLAEAAFDHARKLDPKDARIPNSLGLLALQREDVAAARAFFEEAAQLDPDFAPAFINLGALATRYRDYAAAEEAFARALQLDPARWESHLGRAWALEGLRRPGEARAEYEKVLAIAPRQDDALYGRATALKSEGDLPAALSGFKEYLGLPKASRLKEAQNQLASIDLRLRNAPPAVARTAAKAAGASLDLSKLPQGADPGSSPEDLPPEDAPSVVR from the coding sequence ATGGGCAGGGGCGGCCACCGCCGGACAGCTCCTCCTCGCGCGCTACAAGCAGGGCCTGGCCCTGCGCGAGCTGAAAGCGCCGGAGGCCGCCACAGTCCTGGCGGACGTCCCGCAACGCTATGCCCGGCTTGCCGAGGCGGACAAGGCCGCGGCGCCGCTGATCGATGCGGCCGCGCATGCCTGTTTCCTCGCCGTCGAGCCGTCGTTCAGCGACTTCATGGCCATCCACTTCCGCTATCTCCGCCAGGCCGACCTCGTCTACGTGCTGAAGGTGAAGAACACGCGCATCGCGCGGCTGCTCTCCGCATACGGCGAGGTGATCGCCGTCGGCAGCCCGCGCTGGAGCGAGGCCGCCTTCGCGCGCATCGGCGAGGCGTACCGCAACTTCAACAAGGGCCTGCTCGATGCGCCGATGCCGCGCGGCCTCGACCGGGAGCAACAGGAGCTCTACCGGAGCATGCTCGAATCGCAGGCCCTGCCGCTCGAGGACAAGGCGGTCGAGGCATTCGCCAAGGCGATCGCCATTTCGCGCACCACCGGCGTGTATTCGGAGTGGGTGGTCAAGGCCCAGGATCTGCTGCGCGAGTACCAACCGGACGCGTACGGCGACGTGCACCGTCCAGGTTTTGCCGAGAGCGCCCCGACGCGCCCGGTCGCGCCCGAGCTGACGGGAGGTCCCTGATGCGGCTGTTCATGGCGATCGCGCTGCTTGCCTGCGCTTGCGCGCACGCTCCCGCGCAACAGCGGCCGACCCCGGCGCAGATCAAGGCCGCGGAACGGCAGCGCCTGTTCGAGCTGCCGGCAACGATCCTGTACAAGGAAGGCCGCGAGCTGATGACCCGGCGGGACTGGGAAGGAGCCGAGGCCCGCCTCGAGACGTTCCTCGCGAAGCAGCCCAACCATCCAGGCGCGCTCTTCGACTCCGCGTGGGTTGAGGAGCAGCTCGGCGACGCGCCTGCGGCGGCGGAGCTGTACACGCGCGCCCTGGCCGCCGATCCGGGACATGTCGGCGCGGCCGTCAACCTCTCTCGCCTGCTCGCTGGTGCCCCGGACCGCGCGGAGGCCGTCCTGCGCGCGGCTTTGCTGAAACAACCGGCCGATCCCCGACTGCTGAACGCGCTTGCCACCATTTTGCGCGGGCGGCGCCAGCTCGAGGACGCCGCGGCGGTGCTCCGCCAGGTGCTGCAGCGACATCCGCGCGATGCCGATGCGTATCGCAATCTCGCCGCCATCGAAGGCGACCAGGGACACGTCCGCCTCGCCGAGGCGGCGTTCGACCACGCGCGAAAGCTCGATCCGAAGGATGCCAGGATCCCGAACAGCCTCGGGCTGCTGGCGCTGCAGCGCGAGGACGTGGCCGCCGCGCGCGCATTCTTCGAGGAGGCAGCTCAGCTCGATCCGGACTTCGCCCCCGCCTTCATCAACCTCGGGGCGCTCGCAACGAGGTATCGCGACTACGCGGCGGCGGAAGAGGCGTTCGCCAGGGCGCTCCAGCTGGATCCCGCGCGCTGGGAGTCGCATCTCGGTCGAGCCTGGGCATTGGAAGGCCTGCGCCGGCCTGGGGAGGCGCGCGCCGAATACGAGAAGGTGCTCGCCATCGCGCCGCGCCAGGACGACGCGCTGTACGGGAGGGCCACGGCGCTCAAATCGGAGGGAGACCTCCCCGCTGCACTCTCTGGATTCAAGGAATACCTGGGGCTGCCGAAGGCAAGCCGTCTGAAGGAAGCGCAAAATCAGCTCGCCTCAATCGATCTCCGGCTGCGGAATGCGCCTCCTGCGGTCGCGAGGACTGCGGCGAAAGCTGCCGGCGCCAGCCTCGATCTGTCGAAATTGCCACAAGGCGCGGATCCCGGATCGTCGCCGGAAGACCTTCCCCCGGAAGACGCCCCTTCGGTTGTCCGTTGA